ACCTTGGCCTGGTCATACACCACCAACACCACTTCGCTGTGGCCGGTCAGGCCCGAGCAGACTTCTTCGTAGGTCGGGTTCGGCGTATAGCCGCCGGCGTAACCGACCACGGTGCTGACCACGCCATCGCGCTGCCAGAACCGGCGCTCCGCACCCCAGAAGCAGCCCAGGCCAAAGATCGCAAAACCGACGTCGTCCAGGAATGGACCCAGTAGCGGGTTGCCGTTGACGAAATGCGTCTCCGGCAGGTTCATCGGGGTTTCACGGCCAGGCAGAGCTTGTTCTTGAGTGGGCAGCACGTTTTTGTTCACCAGAATTTCCGAGCGCAAGACCATGATCAGTCCTCTCGTCAGGTTGAGTTAGCGGTAAAGATTCAGACAGCCAGTGTGCCCGAGTGTTACGGCGCTGTCAGGCGATTGGCCCGCGCGGGTAGCGTTTGAGCATCGCCAGCAGCTCTGCACCGGGGATCGGCCGGTCAAACAGGTAACCCTGGCCAACATCGCAACGGTGCCGGCGCAGGAACGCCAGTTGTTCGGCGGTCTCGATGCCTTCGGCCACGACCTTGAGCTTGAGGTTGTGGGCCATGGCGATCACGGCCGAGGTGATTTCCATGTCGTCCTGGTTATCCGGGATTTCGTGGATGAAGCTGCGATCGATCTTGATGATGTCGATGGGGAATTTTTTCAGGTAACTCAGCGACGAGTAGCCGGTGCCGAAGTCGTCCATGGCCAGGGTCAGGCCAAAGCTTTTCAGTTGATCAAGCTGCAGGCGTGTGTCTTCGGTGGCTTCCAGCAGCAGGCCTTCGGTGAGTTCCAGCTCCAGCAGGTTGGCCGGCAGCTGTTCTTCCTTGAGGATCGCGGCAATCGAGGCCACCAGGTCCGGGTCGGAGAACTGCTTGGGCGACAGGTTGATCGCCACCTGCAAGTTGCCCATGCCGCCGGCGCTCAGTTGCTTGCTCATGCGGCAGGCCTGGCGGGCGATCCATTTGCCGATGGGGATGATCAGGCCGGTCTCTTCCGCCACGCTGATGAATTGGTCCGGGCGGATCATGCCCTTTTCCGGATGGTTCCAGCGCAGCAGCGCTTCCATGCCCAGCAGGCGGCCGCTGCGCAGGCACAGCTTGGGCTGGTAGAACACGTCCAGCTCGTTCTGGGTGAGGGCGCGGCGCAGGTTGTTCTCGACGAATAGCTTGTAGCTGGCTTCGGCGTTCAGCGCTTCGGTAAACACTTGGACCTGATGCTTACCGTTGGCCTTGGCCTTGTGCAAGGCCAGGCCGGCGTTGCGCATCAGGGTCTGCGGGTCGCGGCCATGCAGCGGCGCGCAGGCCAGGCCCACGGAACCGGTGACGCTGATCAATTGGTTGTCGACGAACATCGGTTTGTCGAGCGTCGCCAACAACTGGCTGGCAACCTGCTGGCCGCTCTCCAGGTCGGTGTCATCGAGCAGCACCGCGAATTCGTTACTGGCAAACCGCGCCAGGCTACCACCGGCACTCAGGCTGTTGCGCAAACGCCGCGCGAGGCTGATCAGCAGCTTGTCGCCGGTCTGATGGCCAAGGCTGTCGTTGATGCGCTTGAAGTTGTCGATGTCCACCAGCAACAGGCTGATCGGGCTGTCGCTGTCGCGGGCAAAGCGTTCGTCGAGGTTGCGGATGAACGCCGGGCGGTTGCCCAGGTTGGTCAGGTTGTCGGTGTAGGCCAGGCGCTCGATGCGCTGCTGGGCCAGCTTGGTCTGGGTGATGTCTTCGTAGATGCCGATGTAGTGGGTCAACTCGCGGTTGTCGCCATACACCTTGGAGATCGACAGCTGGCCCCAGTAGGGTTCGAGGTTTTTGCGCCGGCTCTTGAATTCACCCTGCCAGCTGTTGCTCTTGGCCAGGCTCGACGGCGCATCGAACAGCAATTCACTGAGGTTTTCCAGCGCCGGCAACTGGGCCAGGCGGTGGCCGTGGACCTCTTCGGCGCTGTACTGGGTGATCGCGGTAAAGCTCGGGTTGACGTACTCGACTATGCCGTCGCAATTGACCAGCAGAAAGGCGTTGGCACTTTGCTCCACGGCGCGCTGGAACAGGTGCAGGGCGCTGGTCGCGGTACGGCGGTTGTGGTTGTTGATGACCTGCGCGAACTGATCGGCCAGCTCGCCGGCAAAGGCGATTTCGTCAGCCTGCCAGGCGCGGGTGCTGCCGCTTTGTTCCAGGCACAGCACGCCCACCACATGGCCGTCGACGCGAATGCTCGCGTCGAGCATGGCGTGAATGTCTTTGTCGCGCAGGCTGTCGGCCATTTCCCGGGTGCGTGGATCGCGCAGCGCATTGGTGGCGTCGATCGCCCGGCTGCTGTGCAAGGCTTCCAGGTAGTCCGGGAAGCAGCTGGCATCGATGGATTCAGGCAGGTGGTGCTGCTCGTCGGCGCGGTGGTAGGCCGAGATCGGCACCAGGCGCTGACCTTCGAGGTTCCAGATGCTGGCGCAGTCAATCTGGTAGATATCACAGGCACTGCGGGTGATCAGCTCGGCGGCTTCTTGCAGCGAATTGTTAGCTGTGTAGCGCTGGCGGGCCAGCAGCAGGATCAGCTCCTGCTGGGCGCGCACCCGCTCCAGGTGCTGCAATTGTTCCTGCTGGGCGCGCTGGTTGAGCTCCAGGGCGATCTGCAGGCGGCTGTTCTGGTTCTCCAGGTCTGCCGTCGGGGCAGCGGTGGGAATCTCGCTGAACAGGCCGTCGACCACCATCAAGTAACCGCGCAGCAGGTGGCGATTGTGTTGTTTGTAGGCCTCGCCCATCTCCAGCAGGCTCAGCGGCCCGTCGCTGGTGTGCAGGGTGTAGCGCACCAGGTAATGCGGGCTCTGGGTCAGTTGCTGCTGGATGGTGTCGTGCAGTTGATAGCGTGCCTGGGGCTCCATCAGGCTGGCGTAGGGCGTGCCGATCAAGGCACACAGCTCGACCGCCGGCAGGCCGAATTGGCGTTCGCAATTGGGGTCGAGGTAAAGGAGGGCCCAGCTTGCCTCATTCAGCCGCTCGAAACGCAGCATACCGAGGCGCGAAGGCACCGGTAACTGCGTCACTACCTCGGCCGCCATACGGGCGACATCGGGTTGGCTTTTCATGGGGGAAACTCACTTGAAATTACGCGCACGGCGCCGGGCTCACGCCCTCTTTTCTGTTGCCTGCGGCAAGGTTGCATCATGCGGCGCGGGCTGACAAGAGAGGATGAAGGCTAAGTGCTATAAGGGTGTTATCGGCCGCGAAAGGGATTTCTGCAATCGGGGTGATGGAAGGTGTACAAGCCTGTTTTTGTTGTCCAACAAACCGGCAAAAAAAGCCCCGCCAAGTGGCGGGGTTGAGGTACGAGCGTGGCGCTCGAAAATCGGTGCAACCAGGCCTCCCGGGTGAACGGGAGGCCTGTTCGTGCTTACAGCAGGATGGTGCGGATGTCGTTCAGCAACTGGCTCAGACGCTGGGTGAAGCGAGCCGCAGCAGCGCCGTTGATCACACGGTGATCGTAGGAAAGCGACAGCGGCAGCATCAGCTTCGGCTGGAACGCTTTACCGTCCCACACAGGCTGGATGGTGGCCTTGGACACGCCCAGGATCGCCACCTCCGGCGCATTGACGATTGGCGTGAAGCCAGTGCCGCCAATGTGGCCGAGGCTGGAGATGGTGAAGCACGCGCCCTGCATGTCGTCCGGGGTGAGCTTCTTGTCGCGGGCCTTGGCAGCCAGTGCAGCGGCTTCGGCAGCGAGTTGCAGCAGGCTCTTCTGGTCGACGTTCTTGATGACCGGTACCAGCAGGCCATCCGGGGTGTCGACGGCAAAGCCGATATGCACGTACTTCTTACGGATGATTGCCTTGCCGCTTGGCGCCAGCGAAGCGTTGAAGTCCGGCAGTTCCTTGAGCAGGTGCGCGCAGGCCTTGAGCAGCAGTGGCAGCACGGTCAGTTTCACGCCGGCTTTTTCGGCCACGGCTTTCTGCGCAACGCGGAAAGCTTCCAGGTCGGTGATGTCGGCCTGGTCGAACTGAGTCACGTGCGGGATGTTCAGCCAGCTGGCGTGCAGACCGGCCGCGCCGATTTGCATCAGGCGGGTCATCGGCACTTCTTCGATTTCACCGAAGCGGCTGAAGTCCACGGTACGGATCGGCGGAATGCCCGAACCACCGGTAGCGCCGCCAGCAGCCGGAGCTTCCTTGGCTTTCTGCATCATGGCCTTGACGTAGACCTGCACGTCTTCCTTCAGCACGCGACCGTGAGGGCCGGTGGCCGACACAGCGTTCAGCTCAACGCCGAACTCACGGGCCAGCTGACGCACGGCAGGGCCAGCGTGAACCTTGGCACCGCTTGGCGCAGGTGCGGCAGCAGCAGGGGCCGGTGCGGCCTCGGCTTTTGCAGCAGGTGCAGGCGCAGTAGCCGGTGCGGCTTCAGCCTTGGCGGCGGGAGCGGCGGCCGGGGCCGGCGCAGCAGCAGGTGCAGCGCCTTGTACTTTCAGCTTGAGGATGAAGTCGCCAGTGCCGACTTCGTCTTCCAGCTTGACCGCGATGCTTTCCACTACGCCAGCAGCCGGCGAAGGGATTTCCATGGAGGCCTTGTCGGACTCCAGGGTGATCAGCGACTGGTCGGCTTCGACGGTGTCGCCGACCTTGACCAGCAGCTCGATGATCTTGGCCTTGCCCGACGAACCGATGTCCGGCACGTGGATATCCTGGACGCTGGCGGCGGCAGGTGCAGCAGCCGGGGCCGGAGCGGCCTCGGCAGCCGGCTTTTCAGCAGCGGGCGCAGGTGCAGCAGCGGCAGCAGGCGCTGCCGCAGGGGCCGCATCAGCGGCACCTTCGATTTCCAGTTCCAGCAGTTCGTCGCCTTCTTTCAGGCGGTCGCCCAGCTTCACTTTCAGGCTCTTGACCACGCCGGCCTTGGGGGCAGGGATTTCCATGCTCGCCTTGTCCGATTCCAGGGTCAGGATGCTCTGGTCGGCTTCGACGGTGTCGCCGACCTTCACAAACAGCTCGATTACTTCACCTTCACCGCTGCCGATGTCAGGTACGCGAATGAGTTCGCTCACAAAAAATCTCCTCAGCAGTCCAGTGGGTTGCGTTTTTCCGGGTTGATCCCGAACTTGACGATAGCGTCTGCCACCACCTTAGGTTCGATCTCACCACGGTCAGCCAAGGCTTCCAGGGCTGCCAACACCACGAAGTGACGGTCAACTTCGAAGAAGTGACGCAGCTTCTTGCGGCTGTCACTGCGACCGAAACCGTCGGTGCCCAGGACTTTGAATTCCTTGGACGGGACCCACTGGCGAATTTGTTCAGCAAACAGTTTCATGTAGTCGGTCGAAGCGATCACCGGACCTTTACGGCCATTCAGGCACTCTTCAACGAAGGTGAGCTGTGGCTTCTGGCCAGGGTGCAGGCGGTTGTGACGCTCTACGGCCAGGCCATCGCGACGCAGTTCGTTGAAGCTGGTAACGCTCCACACGTCAGCGCCGACGTTGAACTCGTCACGCAGGATCTTCGCCGCTTCACGCACTTCGCGCAGGATGGTGCCGGAGCCCATCAGCTGTACGTGGTGCGCTGCTTCCTTGGTGTCTTCTTCGAGCAGGTACATGCCCTTGATGATGCCTTCTTCCACGCCAGCCGGCATTGCAGGCTGCTGGTAGGACTCGTTCATCACGGTGATGTAGTAGAAAACGTCCTGCTGCTCTTCGGTCATCTTCTTCATGCCGTCCTGGATGATCACCGCCAGCTCATAGCCGTAGGTTGGATCAAAGGTGCGGCAGTTCGGGATGGTGGCAGCCAGGATGTGGCTGTGACCGTCTTCGTGTTGCAGGCCTTCGCCGTTCAGCGTGGTCCGGCCAGCGGTACCGCCGATCAGGAAGCCACGGGTACGGCTGTCGCCTGCTGCCCACGCCAAGTCGCCAATACGTTGGAAGCCGAACATCGAGTAGAAGATGTAGAACGGCAGCATCGGCTGGTTGTGGCTGGAGTACGAAGTACCGGCAGCGATGAAGGAGCTCATGGCGCCCGCTTCGTTGATGCCTTCTTCGAGGATCTGGCCCTTCTTGTCTTCCTTGTAGAACATCACCTGGTCTTTATCGACTGGCTCGTAGAGCTGGCCGACGGAGGAGTAGATGCCCAACTGACGGAACATGCCTTCCATACCGAAGGTACGGGCCTCGTCCGGGATGATCGGAACGATGCGCGGGCCGATTTCCTTGTCCTTGACCAGTTGCGCCAGGATGCGCACGAAAGCCATGGTGGTGGAGATTTCACGGTCGCCCGAGCCGTCGAGGATAGCCTTGAGGGTGCTCAGGTCTGGCGTCGGTACGCTGAAGCTGTTGGCGCGACGCTGAGGCACGAAACCACCCAGTGCGGCGCGACGTTCGGCCAGGTAGCGGGCTTCGGCGCTGTTCGGCTCCGGCTTGAAGAACGGCAGGTTCTCCAGCTCTTCGTCCTTGACCGGGATGTCGAAGCGGTCGCGGAACAACTTCAGGCTGTCGACATCGACTTTCTTGGTGTTGTGCGCAGTGTTCTTCGCTTCGCCGGCACCGGTGCCATAACCCTTGATGGTCTTGGCCAGGATGACGGTCGGTTGTTCTTTGTGGTTGACCGCTTCGTGGTACGCCGCGTAGACCTTGTACGGGTCGTGGCCGCCACGGTTGAGTTTCCAGATTTCGTCGTCGGACAGGTCTGCAACCATTGCCTTGAGTTCAGGCGTGTTGAAGAAGTGTTCACGCACGAACGCGCCGTCTTTGGCTTTGTAGTTCTGGTACTCGCCGTCGATGACTTCGTCCATGCGACGTTGCAGGATGCCGTCGACGTCCTTGGCCAGCAGTGGGTCCCAGAAACGGCCCCAGATGACTTTGGTCACGTTCCACTGAGCACCGCGGAACACGCCTTCGAGTTCCTGGATGATCTTGCCGTTGCCGCGAACCGGGCCGTCGAGGCGCTGCAGGTTGCAGTTGATGACGAAGATCAGGTTGTCCAGCTTCTCGCGGCCAGCCAGGGAGATGGCGCCCAGGGATTCCGGCTCGTCACACTCGCCGTCGCCCAGGAAGCACCAGACTTTCTGCTTGCCTTCAGGGATGAAGCCACGGGCTTCCAGGTACTTCATGAAGCGCGCCTGGTAGATCGCCTGGATCGGACCCAGACCCATGGAAACGGTCGGGAACTGCCAGAAATCAGGCATCAGCCAAGGGTGCGGGTACGACGACAGGCCGTTACCGTCCACTTCCTGGCGGAAGTTGTTCATGTGTTCTTCGGTGATGCGGCCTTCCATGAACGCACGGGCGTAAACGCCTGGAGAAGTGTGGCCCTGGAAGTAGATCAGGTCGCCGCCGTGTTCGTCGGTCGGGGCCTGGAAGAAGTAGTTGAAGCCGATGTCATACAGGGTTGCGCTGGATGCGAAGCTGGAGATGTGACCGCCCAGGTCCGAATCTTTCAAGTTCGTGCGCATTACCATCGCCATGGCGTTCCAACGTACCAGCGAGCGAATGCGGCGTTCCATGAACAGGTCGCCAGGCATGCGTGCTTCGTGGGTAACAGGGATGGTGTTGCGGTATGGCGTAGTGATGGCGTAAGGCAGTTGCGAGCCGCTGCGGGTCGCGAGTTCGCCCATACGGGTCATCAGGTAGTGAGCACGGTCTTCGCCTTCTTTGTCGAGAACCGATTCCAGGGCGTCCAGCCATTCCTGGGTTTCGACGGGATCGAGGTCTTGCATGGCTTGCTCCAGGGCGGAAAGGCTACCAGAATCGGTTGCCTGAAGTTTGCGACTGGCCTTGTGGGCAGACGACATAAATTCTTGGATGGCCGAAGGTTGCTTCGGCGTCCTGTAGTTTTACTACAAATCGTCGGCCATTTCAGCCTTTCGAATGTATATACGAGTAGTAAAACTACACAAGACTGAGCGTATGGCTCGGTCTGGCTGGTGAGCATAATCGTTATTGTTGATCTTTTGCGAACAAGAAAAGGTGAATGTTTGATGTTGGCTGCCAAAATGAAATTAATTTCAGCTATTTCTAACCTTTGTTCGACAGTCCTTCATAGAGCGTGGTTCTTGCGTTCACAGCCACACGCCATTTACGCGCCGAACAAGGATAGACCATGAGCCTTCCAACACTCGCCGAACTACCGGCGATTCTCTTGCCAAAAGCCCAGCGGGCCGAGCAGTCATTTCGTGACGCAGTGGCCGCGCTGGACGACGATCATGGACTTTCTGCGTGGACGCCGCAACGGTGGGCCGACTTCACCCGCGTGTGCGCGGCCAGTGATTTCGTCATTGAACAGAGTGTTCGTGACCCTTTGATGTTGCTCGAACTGGTGGCCTGGGGCGAGTTGGACCGTGGTTTCGCCCCTGATGAGCTGTGCGGGCAAATGGCTGGCGCCGTGCAACAAGCCGAAACAGAAGATGAGCTGGGACGTGTGCTGCGTCGCCAGCGTACGCGCCAGCAGGTGCGCATCATCTGGCGCGACCTGACCCGCCAGGCGGACCTGGTGCAAACCTGCCGCGACCTCTCCGACATGGCCGACGCCAGCATCGACCAGGCCTACCAATGGCTGTACCAACGCCACTGCGTGCAGTTCGGCACGCCCACCGGCCGGCGCAGCGGCGAGCCGCAGCACATGGTGATCCTGGGCATGGGCAAGCTCGGCGCGGTGGAGCTGAACCTGTCGTCGGATATCGACCTGATCTTCGCTTACCCCGAGGGCGGCGAAACGGTGGGTGTCAAACGCTCCCTGGACAACCAGGAGTTTTTCATCCGCCTGGGTCAAAAGCTGATCAAGGCCCTCGACCCGATGACCGTCGACGGCTTTGTGTTCCGCGTCGACATGCGCCTGCGGCCTTACGGTTCAGCGGGTGCGCTGGTGCTCAGTTTCAATGCGCTGGAGCAGTACTACCAGGACCAGGGCCGCGACTGGGAACGCTACGCCATGATCAAGGCGCGCGTGGTGGCTGGCGATCAGGTGGCGGGTGCGCAGTTGCTGGACATGCTGCGACCGTTTGTCTATCGCCGCTACCTGGACTTCTCCGCCATCGAAGCGCTGCGCACCATGAAGCAGTTGATCCAGCAGGAAGTGCGGCGCAAGGGCATGGCCGACAACATCAAGCTGGGCTCGGGCGGTATCCGTGAAGTGGAATTCATCGCCCAGGCCTTCCAACTGATCCACGGCGGTCGTGACCTGAGCCTGCAACAGCGGCCGTTGCTCAAAGTGCTCGGTACGCTGGAAGGCCAGGGCTACCTGCCGCCGGCGGTGATCGCCGAATTGCGCAATGGCTACGAATTCCTGCGCTACACCGAACACGCGATCCAGGCGATTGCCGACCGGCAGACGCAAATGCTCCCGGACGGCCCGGAAGACCAGGCGCGCATAGCCTTTATGTTGGGCTTTGCCGACTGGACCGCCTTCCACGAGCGGCTGATGTACTGGCGCGGTCGGGTGGATTGGCATTTCCGCCAGGTGATTGCCGATCCTGACGAAGAAGAGGGCGAAGAAAGCGAGTTGGTGGTGGGCGGTGAGTGGTTGCCGCTGTGGGAAGAATCCCAAGATGAAGAAGCGGCTTGCCGCCAATTGGCTGAAGGCGGCTTTACTGATGCGACCAAGGCGCTCAAGGCGTTGGCCGGCCTGCGCAGCAGCCCGCAATTGCGCGCCATGCAGCGTTTGGGGCGTGAGCGGCTGGATGCATTTATTCCACGCCTGCTCGCCCAGGCGGTCGAGCACACCAACCCGGACCTGGTGCTGGAGCGCGTGCTGCCATTGGTCGAAGCCGTCGCGCGGCGTTCCGCTTATCTGGTGCTGCTCACGGAAAACCCTGACGCCCTGCGTCGCCTGTTGACCCTGTGCGCCGCCAGCCCGTGGATCGCTGAGCAGATCACCCGCTTCCCGCTACTGCTCGACGAGCTGCTCAACGAAGGCCGTCTGTTCAAGCCACCCTTGGCGCCTGAATTGGCCGCCGAGTTGCGCGAGCGTCTGACGCGCATCCCGGAAGACGACCTTGAGCAACAGATGGAAGCCCTGCGTCACTTCAAGCTGGCCCACCGCCTGCGCGTGGCCGCTTCGGAAATCGCTGGCAGCCTGCCGCTGATGAAAGTCAGTGACTACCTCACTTGGCTTGCTGAGGCCATCCTCGAACAAGTATTGGCCTTGGCCTGGCGCCAGACCGTGGCGCGCCATGGCTCGCCGCAACGCGTGGACGGCACCCTGTGCGATCCTGGGTTCATCATTGTCGGTTATGGGAAAGTCGGCGGGATCGAACTGGGGCATGGTTCGGACCTGGACCTGGTGTTTATCCACGATGGCGATCCACAAGCGGAAACCGATGGCGCCAAGCCGATCGACGGGGCGCAGTTCTTTACGCGCCTGGGCCAGCGCATCATTCACTTGCTGACCACGCAGACCAACTCCGGCCAGCTGTACGAAGTCGACATGCGCCTGCGGCCTTCCGGCGCGTCCGGTTTGCTGGTGAGCTCGCTGGGTGCGTTTGACCGCTATCAACAAAATGAAGCCTGGACCTGGGAGCATCAGGCCTTGATTCGCGCGCGGGTGCTGGTGGGCAGCCAGGATGTGGGCCAGGCGTTCGAGCAGGTTCGTGCCAAAGTGCTGGGGCAGCAACGCGATCTGGCGAAGCTGCGCCAGGAGGTCAGCGAGATGCGTGCCAAGATGCGTGACAACCTGGGCACCAAGACCACGGCGGCCGGCACCGGCGCCAATGCCTTCGAGGCCACGGCGGCGTTCGACCTCAAGCAGGACGCCGGAGGTATCGTCGATATTGAATTTATGGTGCAATACGCGGCTTTGGCGTGGTCTGCGCAACATCCATCGTTGCTGCGCTACACCGACAATATCCGCATTCTGGAAGGCCTGGAGCAGGTGGGCTTGATGCCTGCCGCCGATGCCCATCTATTGCGCGAGGTGTATAAGGCCTACCGTTCCGCCGCGCACCGCCAGGCCTTGCAAAATGAGGCCGGCACGGTGGCCGGGGATCAGTTCGCCGACGAACGGCGCCAGGTGATGCGAATCTGGCGAGAGCTGGGGTTGAGCTGAAACACTATTAGGGCGGGGAGGCATAAGCCTCCCCGCATCGTTTGTGGAAACTACATGAATATTCTGATCGTTGGGCCCAGTTGGGTCGGTGACATGGTGATGGCGCAGACACTGTTCCAGTGCCTGCGTATGCGCTACCCGGACTGCCAGATCGACGTACTTGCCCCTGAGTGGAGCCGGCCGATCCTCGAACGCATGCCGCAAGTGCGCAAGGCCCTGAGCTTTCCGCTCGGCCATGGCGCGCTGGAGCTGGCGACCCGCCGTCGCATCGGTAAATCCCTGGCGGGCGAATACGACCAGGCGATCCTGCTGCCCAATTCGCTCAAGTCGGCGTTGGTGCCGTATTTCGCCGGTATCCCCAAGCGCACCGGTTGGCGTGGCGAATTCCGCTACGTGTTGCTCAATGACGTGCGCACCCTGGACAAAGCCCGCTATCCGCTGATGATCGAGCGCTTCATGGCCCTGGCCTACGAGCCGGGGGCCGAGTTGCCCACGCCGTATCCGCGTCCGAGTTTGCAGATTGATCCGGTGAGCCGTGACGCCGCCCTGGCCAAGTTCGGCCTGGAACTCGACCGTCCTGTCCTGGCGCTGTGCCCCGGCGCCGAGTTTGGTGAGTCTAAGCGCTGGCCGTCGGAGCACTACGCCAAGGTCGCCGAGGCGAAGATCCGCGAAGGCTGGCAGGTC
The genomic region above belongs to Pseudomonas azotoformans and contains:
- the waaF gene encoding lipopolysaccharide heptosyltransferase II, encoding MNILIVGPSWVGDMVMAQTLFQCLRMRYPDCQIDVLAPEWSRPILERMPQVRKALSFPLGHGALELATRRRIGKSLAGEYDQAILLPNSLKSALVPYFAGIPKRTGWRGEFRYVLLNDVRTLDKARYPLMIERFMALAYEPGAELPTPYPRPSLQIDPVSRDAALAKFGLELDRPVLALCPGAEFGESKRWPSEHYAKVAEAKIREGWQVWLFGSKKDHPVGEDIRQRLIPGLREEAVNLSGDTSLAEAIDLLSCADSVVSNDSGLMHVAAALNRPLVAVYGSTSPGFTPPLADKVEVVRLGLECSPCFDRTCRFGHYNCMRQLLPQPVNEALQRLQSSAVEVR